One Qiania dongpingensis genomic window carries:
- a CDS encoding S41 family peptidase, producing MERRDNRFLKGLLTGVLCSLIVVAAATWGLYSMLETRNREDAAKSEEIGLNYQEIDKKLSLLKGKIDQGFLFDVDEDAMTEGIYKGYISSLGDPYTVYYTEEEYNKLLESSSGQYKGIGVQISQNVKTNLITVIRVFRGSGAEEAGMQPGDILYKVDGVDITQEDINNVVSSIRGGDGTTVNIEVYRESAADYVSMDVVRREVSMDTVDWKMLDGGIGYIQITEFDGVTYAQFSQALEELEGQGMKGLVLDLRDNPGGLLDSVIEIADDLLPAGTIVSTKDKNGEGSTFESDADMKYDGPIAVLVNGNSASASEVLTGAIKDFQKGTIVGTTTYGKGIVQNIVALGDGTAMKMTVSNYYSPNGTNIHKVGIEPDVVIEAEKGENDNQLDKAVEIIKGKMQ from the coding sequence ATGGAAAGACGTGACAACCGCTTTCTGAAAGGACTGCTGACCGGAGTTTTATGCAGTCTCATCGTAGTGGCGGCGGCTACCTGGGGACTATACTCGATGCTTGAGACGAGGAACCGGGAAGATGCTGCAAAGAGTGAAGAAATAGGGCTGAATTATCAGGAGATAGACAAAAAGCTGAGCCTTTTGAAAGGAAAGATAGACCAGGGCTTTTTATTTGACGTGGATGAAGACGCAATGACGGAGGGCATCTACAAAGGCTATATCAGCAGCCTGGGCGATCCGTACACCGTATATTACACGGAAGAGGAGTACAATAAGCTCCTGGAGTCCTCCAGCGGGCAGTATAAAGGAATCGGAGTCCAGATCAGCCAGAATGTTAAGACGAACCTGATCACGGTGATCCGCGTGTTCCGGGGTTCGGGCGCGGAGGAAGCGGGGATGCAGCCGGGAGACATACTGTATAAAGTGGACGGCGTGGATATCACCCAGGAAGATATCAACAATGTGGTGTCAAGTATCCGCGGAGGAGACGGGACCACGGTCAATATCGAAGTATACCGGGAATCGGCGGCAGATTATGTTTCCATGGATGTGGTACGGCGGGAGGTCAGCATGGATACTGTAGACTGGAAGATGCTGGACGGAGGCATCGGTTATATCCAGATAACAGAATTTGACGGCGTTACCTATGCCCAGTTCTCACAGGCTCTGGAGGAGCTGGAGGGCCAGGGGATGAAAGGGCTTGTCCTTGACCTGCGGGATAATCCGGGCGGCCTTCTGGACAGTGTGATAGAGATCGCCGATGATCTGCTTCCGGCGGGAACCATCGTATCCACAAAGGATAAAAATGGAGAGGGAAGTACCTTTGAGTCGGATGCGGATATGAAATATGACGGTCCGATCGCCGTTCTGGTCAACGGGAATTCTGCCAGCGCTTCAGAAGTGCTGACAGGCGCCATCAAGGATTTCCAGAAGGGGACCATAGTAGGGACCACCACTTATGGAAAAGGAATCGTCCAGAACATTGTGGCTCTGGGAGACGGGACCGCTATGAAAATGACAGTTTCCAATTACTATTCTCCGAATGGGACCAATATCCATAAAGTGGGGATCGAGCCGGACGTAGTGATCGAGGCGGAAAAAGGCGAGAATGACAATCAGCTGGATAAGGCTGTGGAGATCATAAAAGGGAAAATGCAGTGA
- a CDS encoding sensor domain-containing phosphodiesterase, protein MTGNSTIQRKMIVVVLAVAVAFVGIFSFISIRKLQGNARVINYAGVVRGGTQKLIKEELQGTQDDALIRRLDDIIEELLTGEGELGLIRLNDKDFQSLMTQMKDRFQELKEAIMSVRQGGDKEALFVISQEYFELADQTVTEAEQYSEKNAEIAEICSLALTAFFIVVACALVWLSSVQSKRQKVLQEAEAENRKKQERLSQMERAIQAPMNEISELIYVSDLENYDLLFINEAGKKTFHVDDISGKKCYKVLQGMDSPCSFCTNGRLKPGENYNWEITNPLTKCHYMLKDRLIEWDGRKARMEIAFDMTQVETEKEKLKYALDMENMVVECIRILYQGRDLDKAVDQVLRLVGEFLQAERTYIFSFKDDMLNNDYEWCRQGVEPQKEMLQNLPISIIDRWLPVFSEQKCVVIEDVEAYKDSSPEEYEALKVQNIKSLVVAPMETDGVLTGALGVDNPPAEKIENISAPLQSLCYFLLLAYRRTENERQLSTLSFHDTLTSFYNRNKYMQDLEMLSRENSPVGIVYLDVNGLKEVNDRLGHSEGDRLLIRAADKMKSVFRKDDCYRVGGDEFVIISLNISEEMFGEKVAELRRSFEYEDECRAAIGSRWSDSALNINQIVADADASMYEDKKLFYRKNKKAGRYRHHSDEVLQLANPVVLQGEIDKQQFVVYLQPKISSSDRTAVGAEALIRYLSKDGSLVLPGHFLPVLEEAKTISQIDFYVFDLVCAKIKEWLEGGKRSVPVSVNFSRFSLTQPNFLERLKEICQKHGISPTHLEIEITEYVGDVEGTDISRLITALRGEGFGVTIDDFGTNYANLSLLSAVEFDVLKLDRSMVRDVAENGKTREIIKAIVDICKKMKIKLVAEGIEKEEQLEALKSCGVELVQGYLFSEPIPIEEYEKEYLQ, encoded by the coding sequence ATGACTGGAAACAGTACAATACAGAGGAAAATGATCGTTGTCGTACTAGCCGTCGCGGTGGCGTTTGTGGGGATATTTTCATTTATTTCAATACGAAAACTGCAGGGAAACGCCAGAGTGATCAATTATGCGGGGGTGGTGCGCGGAGGCACACAGAAGCTGATCAAAGAAGAACTGCAGGGGACCCAGGATGATGCGCTCATTCGGCGCCTGGATGATATCATAGAAGAACTGCTGACCGGCGAGGGGGAGCTGGGGCTGATACGGCTGAATGACAAGGACTTTCAAAGCCTGATGACTCAGATGAAGGACCGCTTTCAGGAATTGAAAGAGGCAATCATGTCGGTCCGTCAGGGCGGAGACAAGGAGGCCCTGTTTGTTATCAGCCAGGAATACTTTGAGCTGGCGGACCAGACTGTGACGGAGGCGGAGCAGTATTCAGAAAAAAACGCGGAGATTGCGGAAATCTGCTCTTTGGCGCTGACCGCATTTTTTATCGTAGTCGCGTGCGCCTTGGTATGGCTCAGTTCGGTTCAGAGTAAGAGGCAGAAGGTCCTGCAGGAAGCAGAAGCGGAGAACAGAAAGAAACAGGAGCGTCTTTCCCAAATGGAAAGGGCGATACAGGCGCCTATGAATGAGATTTCTGAGCTCATCTATGTGTCTGACCTGGAGAACTACGATCTTTTGTTTATTAACGAAGCAGGCAAAAAAACGTTTCATGTGGACGACATCAGCGGAAAAAAATGCTATAAGGTCCTTCAGGGAATGGATTCTCCCTGTTCTTTTTGCACCAACGGCAGGTTAAAGCCGGGAGAGAATTATAATTGGGAGATCACGAATCCTCTGACGAAATGCCACTATATGCTGAAAGACAGGCTGATAGAGTGGGACGGACGGAAAGCGCGGATGGAAATAGCTTTTGATATGACTCAGGTGGAGACGGAGAAGGAAAAGCTGAAATATGCGCTTGATATGGAAAATATGGTCGTGGAATGTATAAGGATACTGTATCAGGGGAGGGATCTGGACAAGGCGGTGGATCAAGTCCTTAGATTGGTTGGAGAGTTCCTTCAGGCAGAGCGTACTTACATATTCAGCTTCAAAGATGATATGCTGAACAACGACTATGAGTGGTGCAGGCAGGGAGTAGAGCCGCAGAAGGAGATGCTGCAAAATCTGCCGATTTCTATCATCGACCGCTGGCTGCCGGTGTTTTCTGAGCAGAAATGTGTTGTGATCGAGGACGTGGAGGCTTACAAAGACAGTTCTCCGGAAGAATATGAGGCGCTCAAGGTGCAGAATATCAAAAGTCTCGTGGTCGCCCCAATGGAGACTGACGGAGTTCTGACAGGAGCTTTGGGAGTGGATAATCCGCCGGCTGAAAAGATAGAGAATATAAGCGCGCCTCTCCAGTCTCTGTGTTATTTTTTGCTTTTGGCTTATAGGAGGACGGAAAATGAGCGGCAGCTCTCGACACTGAGCTTTCATGATACCCTCACATCGTTTTATAACCGTAATAAATATATGCAAGATCTGGAGATGCTGTCCCGGGAGAACAGTCCGGTTGGCATTGTTTATTTGGATGTAAACGGCCTGAAGGAAGTGAATGACAGGCTGGGACACAGTGAAGGAGACAGGCTGCTAATCCGGGCGGCAGATAAGATGAAGTCCGTATTCAGAAAAGATGATTGCTACCGGGTGGGCGGTGATGAATTTGTCATTATTTCTTTGAATATATCAGAGGAAATGTTCGGGGAAAAAGTGGCGGAGCTCAGGCGAAGCTTTGAATATGAGGATGAATGCAGGGCAGCGATAGGGAGCCGGTGGTCTGATTCCGCACTGAATATCAACCAGATCGTGGCAGACGCGGATGCCAGTATGTACGAAGACAAGAAACTGTTTTACAGAAAGAACAAAAAAGCGGGCAGATACCGCCATCATAGTGACGAAGTACTGCAGCTGGCAAATCCGGTGGTGCTGCAGGGAGAAATCGATAAGCAGCAGTTTGTGGTCTATCTTCAGCCGAAGATATCTTCTTCCGACCGCACTGCAGTCGGTGCGGAAGCACTGATTCGATATCTGTCAAAGGATGGAAGCCTGGTCCTGCCTGGACATTTCCTTCCTGTACTGGAAGAAGCGAAGACCATCAGCCAGATTGACTTTTATGTATTTGATCTCGTTTGTGCGAAGATCAAAGAATGGCTGGAGGGTGGAAAGCGGAGTGTCCCGGTGTCGGTCAATTTCTCCCGCTTTTCTCTGACACAGCCAAATTTTCTGGAGAGGCTGAAGGAAATCTGCCAGAAGCACGGCATATCGCCTACGCATCTGGAAATTGAGATTACGGAATATGTGGGAGATGTGGAAGGGACGGATATCAGCCGGCTGATAACGGCACTTCGCGGGGAAGGCTTCGGGGTGACAATCGACGATTTTGGCACCAATTACGCCAATCTGTCCCTGCTTTCGGCCGTGGAATTTGATGTTCTCAAGCTGGACAGGAGCATGGTGAGGGATGTGGCCGAGAATGGGAAAACCCGGGAGATCATAAAAGCGATCGTGGATATCTGTAAGAAGATGAAGATTAAACTGGTGGCGGAGGGAATTGAAAAGGAAGAGCAGCTGGAAGCTTTAAAATCCTGCGGTGTAGAACTGGTTCAGGGATATCTGTTCAGCGAGCCGATTCCAATCGAGGAATATGAGAAGGAATATCTGCAGTAA
- a CDS encoding nitroreductase family protein yields the protein MEFYDVINKRKSIRQFADKEIPQEILERILDAGLKAPSSNHQRRWELVTLTEKAVIMELAKFIRPYPCRIQEPKTPQQEMFKIAYPRQRSMIEESACVILPCFKQKYTFDNDKNGYGLMDYGAAWALIENMLLAATAEELGSVVHIPVKKEPEQIKTFMKIPDSYYLPAMVILGYAAKDALLPSQVKATVENKVHWNRW from the coding sequence ATGGAATTTTACGATGTGATCAACAAGAGAAAAAGTATTCGCCAATTTGCAGATAAAGAGATCCCGCAAGAGATATTGGAACGGATTTTGGATGCAGGGTTAAAAGCGCCTTCTTCCAATCATCAAAGAAGATGGGAATTGGTGACGCTGACAGAAAAGGCCGTCATTATGGAGCTGGCTAAATTTATCCGCCCTTACCCCTGCCGGATTCAGGAACCAAAAACTCCGCAGCAGGAGATGTTTAAGATCGCTTATCCGCGCCAGCGCAGCATGATCGAAGAATCTGCCTGCGTGATTTTGCCCTGCTTCAAACAGAAGTATACCTTTGACAATGATAAAAACGGCTACGGCCTTATGGATTACGGCGCAGCATGGGCTCTGATAGAAAACATGCTTCTGGCGGCAACCGCCGAGGAGTTGGGCTCTGTCGTACACATCCCTGTCAAAAAGGAGCCGGAACAGATCAAAACGTTTATGAAGATCCCCGATAGCTACTACCTGCCTGCCATGGTTATTCTCGGTTATGCGGCAAAGGATGCGCTCCTGCCTTCACAGGTCAAAGCAACAGTGGAAAACAAAGTTCACTGGAACAGGTGGTGA
- a CDS encoding MarR family winged helix-turn-helix transcriptional regulator, with product MTKEDKKNAYLYCKFRDEQFALYDEYAKRHGMLMKTLLVVNALFYAEGGMTQTEICRRTFQSKQTVNLIIKNLLADHYVTVTEMPENKRNKTVRMTEAGRAYCEKVVRHITWAEDTAMSMFTAEEQKRLIDLSRTFTRNLTMLVNQETEN from the coding sequence ATGACTAAGGAAGATAAGAAAAACGCATATTTGTATTGTAAGTTCAGAGACGAGCAATTTGCCTTATATGACGAATACGCCAAACGCCACGGGATGCTGATGAAAACACTGTTGGTCGTCAATGCCCTCTTTTATGCAGAGGGCGGAATGACGCAGACAGAAATATGCAGGCGAACATTTCAGTCAAAGCAAACGGTGAATTTAATCATCAAAAATCTTCTGGCCGATCACTATGTCACCGTTACGGAAATGCCGGAAAACAAGAGAAACAAAACCGTAAGGATGACAGAGGCCGGCCGGGCATATTGTGAAAAGGTAGTTCGTCATATCACATGGGCAGAGGACACGGCGATGTCAATGTTTACAGCAGAGGAACAAAAGCGGCTTATTGATTTGTCAAGGACATTTACCAGGAACCTCACCATGCTGGTGAACCAAGAAACGGAGAATTAA
- the uvrB gene encoding excinuclease ABC subunit UvrB: MNKFELVSEYTPTGDQPQAIKELVQGFKEGNQFETLLGVTGSGKTFTMANVIQELQKPTLIIAHNKTLAAQLYGEFKEFFPNNAVEYFVSYYDYYQPEAYVPSTDTYIEKDSSINDEIDKLRHSATAALSEREDVIIIASVSCIYGLGSPIDYKNMVISLRPGMIRDRDEVVHKLIEIQYNRNDMDFKRGAFRVRGDVLEVYPAYCDGVAYRIEFFGDEVDRITEIDPLTGEAKSRLEHIAIFPASHYVVPRDKMLEAAETIAEELKAQVAYFRSEDKLLEAQRISERTNFDIEMMKETGFCSGIENYSRHLTGQEPGVPPCTLFDYFPDDFLIMIDESHITIPQIRGMYAGDRSRKTTLVEFGFRLPSALDNRPLNFSEFEERINQLLFVSATPGAYEADHELLRAEQIIRPTGLLDPRVEVRPVGGQIDDLVSEVNQEVEKKRKVLVTTLTKRMAEDLTDYMREVGIRVKYLHSDIDTLERSEIIRDMRLDMFDVLVGINLLREGLDIPEIGLVAILDADKEGFLRSETSLIQTIGRAARNADGHVIMYADRITDSMRVAIDETERRRKIQQEYNEAHGITPTSIKKAVRDLISISKSEEKPARGIKLDKDPESMSSKELQKLIGSIQKKMQQAAAELDFEQAAELRDQMMLLKKQLYSAEA; the protein is encoded by the coding sequence GTGAACAAATTTGAATTGGTGTCAGAATACACTCCTACCGGCGATCAGCCGCAGGCTATAAAAGAACTGGTCCAGGGATTTAAGGAAGGGAACCAGTTTGAGACTTTGCTGGGTGTCACAGGATCCGGAAAAACCTTTACGATGGCCAACGTGATCCAGGAGCTTCAGAAGCCGACGCTCATCATTGCACACAACAAAACGCTGGCGGCGCAGCTATATGGGGAGTTCAAGGAATTTTTTCCCAACAATGCGGTGGAATATTTTGTGTCCTACTATGACTATTACCAGCCGGAGGCCTATGTGCCTTCCACGGATACTTATATAGAAAAGGATTCCTCCATCAATGACGAGATCGATAAGCTCCGCCATTCGGCGACGGCGGCACTGTCGGAGAGGGAGGATGTGATCATCATTGCTTCCGTTTCCTGTATTTATGGCCTGGGAAGCCCCATCGATTATAAGAACATGGTGATATCCCTGAGGCCCGGCATGATCCGTGACAGGGATGAGGTGGTGCACAAGCTGATTGAGATCCAATACAACAGGAACGACATGGATTTCAAACGAGGCGCTTTCCGGGTGAGAGGCGATGTGCTGGAGGTATATCCGGCCTACTGCGACGGAGTCGCTTACCGTATTGAATTTTTCGGTGATGAAGTGGACCGGATCACGGAGATAGATCCGTTGACAGGTGAGGCGAAGAGCCGCCTGGAGCATATCGCCATCTTTCCGGCATCCCATTACGTAGTCCCCAGGGATAAGATGCTGGAGGCGGCTGAAACCATCGCTGAGGAGCTGAAGGCGCAGGTGGCATATTTCCGGAGTGAGGACAAGCTTTTGGAGGCCCAGAGAATCTCGGAACGGACCAATTTTGATATCGAGATGATGAAGGAGACCGGATTTTGCTCCGGCATAGAGAACTATTCGAGGCACCTTACCGGGCAGGAGCCGGGAGTGCCGCCGTGCACGTTGTTTGATTATTTCCCGGACGATTTCCTGATCATGATAGATGAATCTCATATTACCATCCCTCAGATTCGGGGAATGTACGCGGGGGACCGGTCCAGGAAGACGACTCTCGTGGAATTTGGATTCCGTCTTCCCTCCGCCCTGGACAACCGTCCTCTTAATTTTTCAGAGTTTGAGGAACGGATCAATCAGCTTCTGTTCGTGTCCGCCACTCCGGGCGCGTATGAAGCGGATCATGAGCTTTTGCGCGCGGAGCAGATCATCCGTCCTACCGGGCTTCTGGATCCCAGAGTAGAGGTGCGGCCAGTGGGAGGACAGATCGACGACCTGGTCTCCGAGGTAAATCAAGAAGTAGAAAAGAAGCGGAAGGTCCTGGTGACGACCCTGACAAAGCGGATGGCGGAGGATCTGACCGATTATATGCGGGAGGTTGGAATCCGTGTCAAATATCTGCATTCTGATATAGATACATTGGAACGGAGTGAGATCATCCGGGATATGAGACTGGATATGTTCGATGTCCTGGTGGGAATCAACCTGCTCCGGGAGGGGCTGGATATACCGGAGATCGGACTGGTGGCCATACTGGATGCAGATAAGGAAGGCTTCCTGCGTTCGGAAACCTCTCTTATACAGACCATTGGCAGGGCGGCCCGGAACGCGGACGGACATGTCATCATGTATGCGGACAGGATCACAGACTCCATGCGCGTGGCCATAGATGAGACAGAGCGGCGGCGGAAGATCCAGCAGGAATACAATGAGGCGCACGGCATCACGCCGACGTCCATTAAAAAGGCGGTAAGGGATCTGATCAGTATTTCCAAGTCGGAGGAAAAACCTGCGCGTGGCATTAAGCTGGATAAAGATCCGGAGTCCATGAGCAGCAAGGAGCTTCAAAAGCTGATCGGGAGCATTCAGAAAAAGATGCAGCAGGCGGCGGCGGAACTTGACTTTGAGCAGGCGGCCGAGCTGAGAGATCAGATGATGCTTTTAAAGAAGCAGTTATATTCGGCGGAGGCCTGA
- the uvrA gene encoding excinuclease ABC subunit UvrA, with amino-acid sequence MAKQQYIKIRGANEHNLKNISVDIPRDQFVVLTGLSGSGKSSLAFDTIYAEGQRRYMESLSSYARQFLGQMEKPDVESIEGLSPAISIDQKSTNRNPRSTVGTVTEIYDYFRLLYARIGIPHCPKCGREIKKQTIDQMVDHIMSLPERSKVQLLAPVVRGRKGRHEKVLDQAKRSGYVRVRIDNNLYELTEEISLDKNIKHNIEIVVDRLVVKPGIEKRLTDSIETAMQLSEGLMIADVADGEPITFSQSFSCPECGISIEEVEPRSFSFNNPFGACPECAGLGYKMEFDEDLMIPDKSLSINQGAITVCGWQSCATKGSFTRAILDALCKEYDFDLDTPFQDYPERVRHILLHGTNGKEVKVHYRGQRGEGIYDVAFEGLIRNVERRYRETGSESIKAEYESFMRITPCKVCGGKRLKQTSLAVTVCDKNIYDITSMSIGSLQKFMNDVEQKLTPTQIAIGGLILKEIRARVGFLVDVGLEYLSLARGTATLSGGEAQRIRLATQIGSGLVGVAYILDEPSIGLHQRDNDKLLKTLIHLRDLGNSVLVVEHDEDTMMAADCIVDIGPGAGEHGGEVVAVGKAKEIMECPDSITGAYLSGRTKIPVPAARRKPTGFLTVKGAAENNLRNITVKLPLGVFTCVTGVSGSGKSSLVNEILYKSLARKLNRARLIPGRHKEIEGVEQLDKVIAIDQSPIGRTPRSNPATYTGVFDTIRDLFASTADAKAKGYQKGRFSFNVKGGRCEACSGDGILKIEMHFLPDVYVPCEVCGGKRYNRETLEVKYKGKSIYDVLDMTVEEAMKFFENLPAIRRKIETLYDVGLSYIKLGQPSTTLSGGEAQRIKLATELSKRDTGKTIYILDEPTTGLHFADVHKLVEILQRLCENGNTVVVIEHNLDVIKTADYLIDMGPEGGDGGGTVIAEGTPEEVAENPVSYTGKYVKRYL; translated from the coding sequence ATGGCAAAGCAGCAATATATCAAAATACGTGGTGCCAACGAGCACAATCTGAAGAATATATCGGTGGACATCCCCAGGGACCAGTTTGTAGTGCTGACGGGGCTGAGCGGTTCAGGAAAATCCTCTCTGGCCTTTGACACCATTTACGCGGAAGGACAGAGGAGATATATGGAGTCTCTGTCTTCTTACGCCAGGCAGTTCCTGGGACAGATGGAAAAGCCGGACGTGGAGAGCATCGAAGGGCTTTCGCCGGCCATCTCCATCGATCAGAAGTCCACAAACCGGAACCCCCGTTCAACGGTGGGTACGGTGACGGAGATATATGATTATTTCCGTCTGCTCTATGCGCGGATCGGGATTCCCCACTGTCCCAAGTGCGGCAGGGAGATAAAGAAGCAGACTATAGACCAAATGGTGGATCATATCATGAGCCTGCCGGAGCGTTCGAAGGTTCAGCTGCTGGCTCCCGTGGTCCGGGGGAGAAAGGGACGCCATGAGAAGGTGCTGGATCAGGCAAAACGGAGCGGGTATGTCCGGGTACGTATTGACAATAACCTGTATGAGCTGACGGAAGAGATCAGCCTGGACAAGAATATCAAGCATAATATCGAGATTGTGGTGGACCGTCTGGTCGTGAAGCCGGGGATTGAAAAACGGCTGACGGATTCCATTGAGACGGCCATGCAATTGTCTGAGGGACTGATGATCGCGGATGTGGCCGACGGGGAGCCAATCACGTTCAGCCAGAGCTTTTCCTGTCCGGAGTGCGGAATCAGCATCGAAGAGGTGGAGCCCAGGAGCTTTTCCTTCAACAATCCCTTCGGGGCATGTCCGGAGTGCGCGGGACTCGGCTACAAGATGGAATTTGACGAGGACCTGATGATTCCTGATAAAAGTCTCAGCATCAATCAGGGAGCCATTACCGTCTGCGGCTGGCAGTCTTGTGCGACCAAGGGCAGTTTTACCAGGGCCATTTTGGACGCATTGTGCAAGGAATATGATTTTGATCTGGACACTCCTTTTCAGGATTATCCGGAGCGGGTTCGCCACATCCTGCTTCATGGGACGAACGGAAAAGAGGTGAAGGTCCATTACCGCGGACAGCGGGGAGAAGGAATCTACGACGTGGCGTTTGAAGGGCTCATACGGAATGTGGAGCGCCGCTACCGGGAGACCGGATCCGAATCCATTAAGGCCGAGTATGAAAGCTTTATGCGGATCACTCCCTGTAAAGTATGCGGAGGGAAGCGCCTGAAGCAGACGTCGCTGGCGGTGACGGTCTGCGACAAAAATATTTATGATATCACATCCATGTCCATTGGTTCGCTGCAGAAATTCATGAATGATGTGGAACAAAAGCTGACGCCGACGCAGATCGCCATTGGAGGGCTGATCCTGAAGGAGATTCGTGCGAGGGTCGGATTTCTGGTCGACGTGGGCCTGGAATATTTGTCCCTGGCCCGGGGGACAGCCACACTGTCAGGAGGAGAGGCCCAGAGGATCCGCCTGGCCACACAGATTGGTTCCGGCCTGGTCGGAGTGGCATATATACTGGACGAGCCGAGTATCGGCCTTCACCAGAGGGACAATGACAAGCTCCTGAAGACGCTGATCCATCTGAGGGATCTGGGAAACAGCGTGCTGGTGGTGGAGCACGACGAGGATACCATGATGGCGGCCGACTGTATCGTAGATATCGGACCGGGGGCAGGAGAGCACGGCGGCGAGGTGGTGGCGGTCGGAAAGGCCAAGGAGATCATGGAGTGTCCGGACTCTATCACAGGCGCTTATCTGAGCGGCAGGACCAAGATTCCGGTTCCGGCCGCCAGAAGGAAGCCGACTGGTTTTCTCACGGTGAAAGGGGCCGCGGAAAACAACCTGAGAAATATTACGGTAAAGCTTCCGCTGGGAGTGTTCACCTGCGTGACCGGGGTATCCGGATCCGGAAAGTCTTCCCTGGTCAATGAGATTTTGTACAAGTCTTTGGCGAGAAAGCTGAACCGGGCCAGGCTGATTCCCGGCAGACACAAGGAGATTGAAGGCGTGGAGCAGCTGGATAAAGTGATCGCCATCGATCAATCTCCCATCGGGAGGACTCCCCGTTCCAATCCGGCCACCTATACGGGAGTGTTTGATACGATACGAGACCTGTTCGCGTCCACCGCAGACGCAAAGGCCAAGGGATATCAAAAAGGACGTTTCAGCTTCAACGTGAAGGGCGGACGCTGTGAGGCGTGCAGCGGAGACGGGATCTTGAAGATCGAGATGCACTTCCTTCCGGATGTGTATGTTCCCTGTGAAGTGTGCGGAGGAAAGCGCTACAACCGGGAGACCCTGGAAGTGAAATATAAGGGAAAGAGCATCTACGATGTGCTGGACATGACTGTGGAAGAGGCGATGAAGTTCTTTGAGAACCTTCCTGCCATCCGTCGGAAGATTGAGACGCTTTATGATGTGGGACTTTCTTATATCAAGCTGGGACAGCCCTCCACGACCTTGTCAGGCGGAGAAGCCCAGAGAATCAAGCTGGCGACGGAGCTGTCTAAGCGGGATACCGGCAAGACCATTTACATTTTGGATGAGCCGACTACTGGCCTCCATTTTGCAGACGTCCACAAGCTGGTTGAAATTCTGCAGCGTTTGTGCGAAAATGGAAACACCGTAGTGGTGATCGAACACAACCTGGATGTCATCAAGACGGCAGACTATCTGATTGACATGGGTCCCGAGGGCGGAGACGGCGGCGGAACCGTGATCGCCGAGGGAACACCGGAAGAGGTAGCGGAGAACCCTGTCTCATACACGGGAAAATATGTGAAGAGATATCTGTAG
- a CDS encoding histidine phosphatase family protein, with protein sequence MRFILIRHGETDWNTEGRYQGQTDVPLSERGKAQAAALGKRFESIPVDAVYSSPLQRAYDTARAIAEPKGLQIHKVDGIKELDFGEWDGLTKEMIEEKFGEAFSLYRIEPFHYPMAGEGTLNRAKLRVGAALEDIKEEYRHTDKTVVVVAHGGILKLAVFYLLDISSRLYRCIELDNTSLTVIDIEKDRSILRTLNDAHHLD encoded by the coding sequence ATGAGATTTATATTGATAAGGCATGGAGAGACGGATTGGAATACAGAGGGCAGATATCAGGGACAGACAGACGTTCCCCTTTCCGAGAGGGGGAAAGCCCAGGCGGCCGCGCTGGGAAAACGGTTTGAGTCAATCCCTGTGGACGCGGTCTATTCTTCTCCCCTGCAGAGGGCCTATGACACAGCTAGGGCGATTGCGGAGCCGAAGGGGCTTCAAATCCACAAGGTCGACGGCATCAAGGAGCTGGATTTCGGTGAATGGGACGGCCTGACAAAGGAAATGATCGAAGAGAAATTCGGGGAGGCTTTTTCATTATACAGGATTGAGCCTTTCCACTATCCGATGGCAGGGGAAGGGACGCTGAACCGGGCCAAGCTGCGTGTAGGCGCGGCGCTGGAGGACATAAAAGAGGAATACCGCCACACGGATAAGACCGTAGTGGTGGTGGCCCATGGCGGTATCCTCAAGCTGGCGGTATTTTACCTGCTGGATATATCCTCCCGCCTGTACCGGTGCATTGAGCTGGACAATACGTCTCTGACTGTCATTGATATAGAAAAGGACCGCAGTATCCTGCGTACTCTGAACGACGCCCACCACTTGGATTGA